In Pseudemcibacter aquimaris, the sequence TTTCTTAAGCTTTTTGTTCGATAAGGATTCATATTGATCGTACATAACTATCCCCACTTCTTAATTTGTTATAAAAATAAGCGCTGCAGGTAAGGCGAAAAACACACCTAATATATAACCGAGAGCGATCATTTTATTTTCTGTTGCAACGCGCGCAAGCCATAGGGCGCCACGAATTGGAATTTTACGAAGGTTCTTAATGCCGTAAATAAGAAGCACTGCACTTGAATTATAGAATAAATGTACCAGCGCAATTTGTAACGCAAACACGGCTGTTTCACCGGAAATGGCCGTTGCTGCAAGTAAGGCCGTAATGGTCGTACCGATGTTAGCACCAAGCGTGAATGGATAAATTTGTTTTAACCTGAATACCCCTGAACCCGCGAGCGGGACCATAAGGCTGGTTGTTGTTGATGATGACTGTACAAGTACAGTGATAATTGCACCAGAGAAAATACCGGTTACTGGCCCCTTACCAATGGCGTTATGCATAATAATTTTTGCGCGACCAACCATCAATTTTTTCAGAAGTTTACCGATCACGGTAATCGCCAAAAAGATGATCATGATGCCAAACGCGATCAGCAGATAAAAAGCAATATTTTCTGAGATTGCGTTGGAAATATTGGTAAATAGCTCAATGACAGGTTTCGTTGCAGGTTTAATGAAATTTAAGCCCTTAACGCTCATGTTTTCGCCACCAACAAGCATTTCTGCAAAATATCCGCCAACAGTGGATAATGGCTTAAACATAATTTCAATCGGCAGGAATATAACAACAGCCATCACATTAAAGAAATCATGGACGGTTGCGGATGCAAAGGCACGTCTGAATTCTTTTTTCCGTCTGACGTGACCGAGGCTAACGATTGTATTGGTAATTGTTGTACCAATATTGGCCCCCATAATCATGGGAACGGCCGTTTCAACCGGTAAACCGCCGGCTACAAGCCCAACGATGATTGATGTAACCGTTGATGATGACTGGATCATTGCGGTCGCAAGAATACCAATAATAAGACCGGTAAACGGGTTTGTCGCAAACTGGAACAGTTCGCTTGCCTGCCCTTTGGTGGCGCCTTTAAAGCCGGCACCAATCATACCTACTGAACTGATCAGTAAATATACCAATAATGCAATTGTTATCCATTGGAGGGTCGTGGTTAAAGTACTTTTGGGAGTATCGATCCCCTGTGACGTTTCAGCCATATCAAAAGTCCATAATCAATAATTAATATAAAACACAAATTCATTCTGTAACAAAATTGAAACAAATCTGTAACAACTGGCGTTGTAACAAAAATGAAATAATTTTGTAACAATTGAATTATGAAACTTTTGTTACAGTTTGTGAAGCGCTTAGTTTTTTTCGCGTTCAATGGCGCGCCAGCCAATATCTCTGCGGCAAAAACCACCCGGCCATTCGATCTTATCTAAGGCGGCATAGGCATCTTTTGCGGCATTTGTGACAGAATCGGAAAGGGAAGTGATATTAAGAACGCGACCGCCTGTTGCTAATATTTGTTCGCCATCCTTTTTTGTGCCGGCATGGAAAATGGTTACATTGTCTGCGGCGCCTGCATCATCCAGATTATTAATTTCTGTATTTTTTTCGTATGAACCGGGATACCCTTTCGCGGCCATTACAACATTCATGGCGGTTTTTTCTGACCAATCCACTGAAATCTGATCCAGTGTACCGTCCGCACATGCCATAAGCGCAGGTACAATGTCACTGTTTAAACGCATCATCAATGTTTGACATTCAGGATCACCAAAGCGAACGTTATATTCAATAAGTTCCGGACCTTTATCCGTAATCATAAGACCTGCGAAGAATACGCCTTTAAACGGTTTTCCTTCTGCGGCCATGCCTTTTACAGTTGGCATGATAATTTCATTAATGGTGCGGTCAATCATTTCATTGGTCATCACTGGTGCTGGTGAATAAGCACCCATGCCACCTGTGTTTAGACCCGTATCCCCTTCGCCGACGCGTTTATGATCTTGAGCCGTACCGAACGGCAGAATGTTTTCACCATCACAAAGAACGAAAAAGCTTGCTTCTTCACCGCTAAGGAATTCTTCGACGACTAATTCCGCGCCCGCGTCACCAAATTGTCCGCCAAGTATGTCATCAATGGCGGCGAAGGCATCATCCATACTTTCTGCAATAATCACACCTTTACCGGCGGCAAGGCCGTCCGCTTTAATGACCACAGGGATATTTTGTTTGGCAGTAAATTCTTTTGCGGCTTCTGCATTTGTAAATCTGCCGTATGCGGCTGTTGGAATATCATATTTTGCGCATAGATCTTTCGTGAAACCTTTTGATCCTTCAAGAATTGATGCGGCGGCACTTGGGCCAAATGTTTTTATGCCGGCTTCAGTTAGGGCATCACTTAAGCCACCAACAAGAGGGGCTTCCGGCCCAATAACCACAAATTCAATATTCTTATCACGGCAGAAATTAATAACCTCTGCATGATTGCTGTCATCTAAGGATACGCAAGTGGCAATATCACCCATGCCACCATTTCCCGGGGCAACGTAAAGCTCATCACATAGATCACTCTGTGCAATTTTCCAAGAAAGTGAATGTTCGCGACCACCAGAGCCAATGACAAGAATATTCATGCGCAATTTCCTTTTTAAATTCTTTTCCCTCTTGTATCATAGTAAAAACAATTAGCAATATGACAAAAAACAAATTCCGACTTTATGAGCGATTATCCTTATTCATCAAATAATTCACCAACAAATGCGCAGGAATATTCCGTTACGGAAGTAAGTCTTGCTTTAAAAAGAACCGTTGAAGACCAGTTCGGCTACGTTAGAATCAGGGGGGAAATTTCCGGCAGTAAACGCGCAGCGTCTGGTCATGTTTATCTTGCGCTTAAGGATGATAAATCCGTGCTGGATGGCGTTATGTGGAAAGGGGTTGCTGGAAAACTGACATTCCGCCCTGAAGACGGCCTTGAAGTGGTGGTCACAGGAAAGCTTACGACATATCCCGGTAGATCGAAATACCAGATCGTCATTGATAAAATGGAAGTCGCCGGTGAAGGGGCGCTTATGGCGCTTTTGGAAAAAAGGAAAAAAGAACTGGCCGCAGAAGGGCTATTTGATCCGGCCCGTAAACTTCTCATTCCATATTTGCCAAAAGTCATTGGCGTTGTAACGTCGCCAACGGGTTCCGTAATACGTGATATTTTACATCGTCTATCGGACCGTTTCCCAAGACATGTGCTTGTTTGGCCGGTTCTTGTTCAAGGTGAGGGGGCACAAACCCAAATTGCAGAAGCCATTGACGGTTTTAATGCCCTTGAAGAGGGTGGCGAAATTCCAAAACCCGATGTGCTTATTGTCGCCCGTGGTGGTGGTAGTCTTGAGGATTTATGGTGCTTTAACGAAGAAGAGGTCGTGCGTGCGGTCTCGAGGTCGGATATTCCGCTAATTTCAGCGGTGGGTCATGAAACAGATACAACACTAATTGATTATGTAGCGGACCTTCGTGCACCAACGCCAACGGCTGCAGCCGAAAAAGCCGTGCCCGTACGTGCGGATTTGATTTATACAGTCCGTGATTTGGATACCCGCCATGAAAAAGCCATAAGACGGCGTATTAATGAACTTAATGAACGCGTTGAAGGGCTTGGAAGAGGCCTGCCGAAACCATCAGAACTGTTGGGTCTTGCAAGTCAACGTTTTGATGAAATGAGTGACCGTTTACCACGTGCACTTAAAGTTGGTGTTGAAAGGCAATCTATGCGCCTTGATGGTATTGGTCGTATGTTACGCCCGGAATCAATTATTTCGGATATGAAACGAAAAGATGATCAATTAAACGTCTTAGAAGAAAGAATGAACAGGGCAATTGAAAATAGAATAGGCGCCAAAAGAAGCGAATATGAAAGCCCGGCAAGACTTCTTGAAAGTTTAAGTTATCATCGTGTGCTTGAACGTGGTTTTGCGGTTATCCGTGATGAAAAAGGAAAAGCCATCAGCGAAGGTAAGGGAATTGCAAAAGGCGCAGCACTAGGTGTCGAATTCCGTGATGGCGTCGTTGATGTGGTAAGGGCAGGAAAGCCCGCGCCGAAGAAAAAGAAACAGGCAGAAAAACCTGAACAAGGTACATTATTATGAAATTAATTTTTGGGGTCATTGCATTTCTAATTACCAGCATCCACGCTTATGCCGATAATGATCTGGGTATGCCGGATACATTAAAACAGGGCGGATATTACGTTGGGAAAATCAACCCAAAAGATAAGGTTACCTTTCATGGTAAACGGGTAAAAGTTTCTGAAGATGGATATTTCGTCATTGGTCTTGGTTGGAAATATAAATCGCAAGCCAACATCCGTGTGGATCATATGGCCGGTGGGCACACCATGTATCATATTCCGGTTAAGGAACATGATTACGATGTAGAAGAAATTTCGGGATTGCCATCTAAATATGTTGCCCCGCCAAAAGCGGTTCAGGAACGCATTGCCAAGGACGCAGCAGACGTGAGACGCGTGAGAACCATCGATAGTGATTTACAAAATTTCCGTGATGATATGATTTGGCCGGTCAAGGGGCGCATAAGCGGCAGGTTTGGCAATCACCGAATTTTAAACGGTGAACCAAGAAGCCCGCATACAGGGCTTGATATTGCACCGGGCCAGGGTGCCTTAATTGTGGCACCTTTGGGCGGTAAAGTGACGCTCGTTAGTGATCAGTATCTTACTGGCAATACCATGGTAATTGATCACGGTCATGGTATCAGTAGTGTATATGCCCATATGGAAAAGGCCATTGCCAAGGAAGGTCAAATGGTTGCAAAAGGTGATCCAATTGGTACAGTGGGGATGTCGGGCCGTGCAACTGGGCCACATCTTCATTGGGGAATGAACTGGTATGGTGAACGATTAAATGCCGGTATCGCTCTTGGAATTGAATAAGAGGAAATAAAAAAATGAAAATCAAATTCTTAATCGTATTTTTGTCAGGGGTTTTTCTTAGTACTCAATTTGCAAATGCCCAATCAGGGTTATTCAGTGGTGATGTGCAGATAAATGCACAAGCGGTTAGTGATTATCGTTTCCGCGGTATGTCCAGAACCAATAATGACTTCGCTATTCAGGGCGGTATTGATTTCTATTCCGATAGCGGCCTTTATGTTGGGGCATGGGCATCCAATGTTGATGGTTTTAATGGCGCGGATGCAGAAACCAATCTTTATGTGGGATATAGCGGTGAAAACGAAGGCATGATTTATGATTTCGGTGTAACCGGATATTTATTCCCCGGCGGCAGCAACATTAATCATATCGAAACCTACGGTTCTGTTGGTCTTGATTTTGGTCTTTTTACCAGTTCTGTTGGTGTTGCCTATATGCCGGAACAGAGCAACTTGATGGATATGGATAACATTTACGTTTATAACGACACGAAGATTTATGTGCCGGATACCCCGTTCAGTATCGATCTTCATCTTGGGTTTGAAGACGGTTATTTCGGCAATGAAAAAATTGACTGGAAAATCGGTACGAGCGTTACATTTGAACAATTTGAACTTGGTATTTCATATGTTGATACCAATGTGACTGGCCTAGGTAAACGTGCAGATAGCGGTGTAATTTTCAGTATTGCTGCGTTCTTCTAAGACTATTTTAGCATCGTTTCTTGTTTCAAGCGTCTTTGTGCGTAATAAAGACAGATTGATACAAATACTATTGAAATTAATAAGGCAATATTCGGTAAATTGGCAGCATTTACTGATGGTGTCGCGATATTCCTAATGGTGTTTGCTTCCCAAAGAAGAGGCAGGAAAGTAAAATTTTCCACGATTTCTGGATCCATAAATGCTGCGGTCATTGGTCCGATACCAGAAAGACTTAAGTAATAAATTCCCTCTTTATAACTTTTGGCAAAAAGTGCGACGGATACCTGAAGTGCTGCAAACATCGCGCACAGCGGAATTAGGGAAATATATATTTTTAGCGCATCGAAGCCATTAAGATAAACATCAAATCTGTCGGCTACTTCGGGTTTATACATAAAAATTAAAGTCAGTAATGTTGCAGTGATAGCGCTACCAAACATGGCAACAGAAAATGACGTGAGCCACTTACCGCTAATGATTGTTAGCGTACTGACTGGTTGCGCAAGCAATGGTTCCAGAGTCATTCTTTCACGTTCACCGGCCGTCATGTCGATGGATAGCGACATGCCCGTAAAGGCAATAGCCATAAAGAAACTAAGGGAAATCATACTGATCAATGTTTTTCCAAGCGCACTTCTTACCTGAACCACTGTATCTGTTTGTAACCTTATCGGTTCAATATATTCGATCGTCAGGTCGTATGCTTTTAATCGCTCGCGTAAAATTTCATTGTTATACTCTTCAAGTGTTGCACGTAAATCCGTGACAATGGCACGGGTTTTTGTAAGATCAGCGTCGATAACAATACGGCGTTGCTCACCGTTTGCAAGTGCACTATCAATATCATTGGGAACGATGACTTTAATGGGGGAATTCTCATCTAATATAAAATTATTTTCTTCAAGAAATCTTGCAATTTCAGTGGATTTATCATCAATAACCAAATCAATTGATTTTTTAAGATTACCGGTTCCATTGGGAGGCATAAATGCAAATACGGTCATTAGCAGTGCAGGGCCGATGACTGTATATAGAATGGCAGCAATCATGGCGCCAGGGTCACGAAGGGCGTCTTTAATTTCTTTTTGTGCGATGATGAAAATACCGTTTAACAAATTATCCTTCTTTCCTAGCTGACATATTGCACGAAGGCATCTTCTAGATTGTCTGTGCCTGCTCTTTCAATTAGTTCTGCCGGACTGCCGGTTGCTTTTTTCTTACCATCAGCCATGCATACAACTTTATCTGATAAATCTTCAACTTCTGCCATTACATGGCAAGACATTAAAATGCATACCCCTTCTTTGGTAAGTTTTCGCAGGTGGTCTCTTAAAAGACGGACATTAAAAATATCTAAGCCCCGTGTCGGTTCATCGAGGACCAGCACTTTTGGTGAATGAATGAAAGACCGGCCAAGGGCCACTTTCATTCTTTGACCCTGACTAAAACCTTCTGTGCGTCGATCGGCAATATCAGACATATTCAAAATTTCAACTGTATTCTTTACGGCTTTATCAAGAATATGACCTTTTAATCCGTGGAGCTTACCAAAATATTCAAGATGCTCGATGGTGGTTAATCTGGGGTATAGGCCGAAAATGTCAGGGAAAATGCCAAGATGCTGTCTGGCTTCAATAGTGTGCTCATGAACATTAATACCGTTTAGGATAATAGACCCCTGATCCAGAGGGATTAAGCCAGCAATTGCCCGTAAAGTCGTTGTTTTGCCACAACCGTTGGCACCTAGTAACGTTGTTATTTGCCCCTCATGTGCGGTGAATGACAGGCTTTGAACGGCTTTTACCTCGCCATATGATTTACTGATTTTTTTTATTTCAAGCATATTTTGCCTTTTTCATATCTTGCAAGACGATAAATGGATAAAATTAAAATATCACTAACGTTATGGAAGCATGGTATTTTATGACTATTACATCTCTTTCCTCTCAGATCAATGTTGTGGCTTCTGGGCCAGTATTATCGGTTAAGTTCAAGAGGCCGGATAAAATGAATGCCTTTACATTTGAAATGTATAGGTCGCTTACCGAAATTTTAAACAAAGCGGAAAAATCAGATGGCGTTCGTGTTGTTGTTTTATCCGGCATGGGGGAGCATTTTTCAGCAGGTAATGATATTGCAGATTTTGTGAGTGTCCTTGAAGAAGGGGGGATGGCACGTGATAGTGATGCTGCAATTTTTGTCGATACGATCCGGGAATTTTCAAAACCGATCATTGCGGCCGTAGATGGCTATGCTGTGGGTATTGGTACAACGTTATTATTATATTGTGATTTGGTATATGCATCGTCAATGGCAAAATTCAGAACGCCCTTCACGCACCTTGGGTTATGCCCAGAAGCGGCGGCAAGTCATATTATGCCTAAAATGATGGGACGCGCCCGCGCGGGGGAATGGCTGCTGCTTGGTGATGTCATCTCATCTGAACAGGCAATGAGGGATGGCATCATTACTCGCATTGTTGATGATCCAATAGGAATGGCAATGGATAAAGCAAAATTTTTAGCAGGACTTTCTCCAAAGGCTTTACAGGATACAAAAAAACTGATGTCATCAAATAATGAAGTTTTACGAAATGCATTTGACCAAGAAATGATCAAATTCGCTGAATGCCTTGAAAGTGACGAAGCTAAGCAAGCCTTCAAGCAGTTTTTGGAAAAACAAGAATCCTAATTCCCAGCAAGCATCATTTTATCAATACGCAATGTCGGGGCGTCGGTACCATATTTTAATTCGAGATCATCGGCAGCGGTCATTTGCATATACATATCTTTTAGATTGCCGGCGATAGTGATTTCGTTCACTGGGTAATCCAGTTTGCCGTCTTTAATCCAGAAACCGCTGGCGCCACGACTATAATCACCGGTAATGCCGTTAACCGCACTGCCGATTAGTTCTGTGACATAAAAACCGTCTTTAATATCGGAAATCAGGTCTTTCGGGCTGATCGATCCCGCCTCAAGGAACAGATTAGTGCTGGCTGGTGCCGGTGGGCTTGATGTACCGCGGCTGGCGCGACCATTGGTCACTAGATCAAGCTGTCTCGCACTGACGCTATCAAGAATCCAGTTTTTTAGAACACCATTTTGCACAATCGCAAGCGGCGCGTTTTTGACGCCTTCTCCATCAAATGGTCTTGATGATGGCCCGCGTGCAATGTGGGGGTTATCGGTAATATTGATATTTTCCGGAAAAATTTGTTTTTCCATCATTTCAAGTAAGAAACTTGTACCGCGCGCAATGGATGAGCCATTGATCGCGCTGGCCAGATGGCTGACCAGTGATCTTGAAACACGGGGGTCATAGACAACCGGAATTTCACAAGTATTTGCCTTGTGCGGGTTTAATTTTTTTAAAGTGCGTTCTGCGGCTTCGCGGGCGATTTTATAAGGGCTATCCAAGTCTTCGAAATGGCGGCGTGATGTCCATGCGTAATCACGTTCCATTGCTGTGCCTTCACCGGCGATCACAGAAACACTGCATCCGAAATTACTGGAACCATAATGGCCCAAGAAACCATCTGTGTTAGCGAGCGTGATATGAGCTTTACTGAAACTGGCATTTGCGCCTTCCGAATTGGTGATACCGCCTACTTCTAATGCGGTGGTTTCCGCCTCCGCGGCCATATCCTTTAATTCTTGTTCGGTCAGTTCTTTATCATCAAAAAGATCAAGTTCAGGCAGATCACATTTGGCAAGGAGTTCACTACTTGCAAGACCCGCGTATGGATCCTCTGGTGTATTTTTTGCCATATCTAGAGCGCGGCTAACCAGTTCATCAAGGGTTGCATCTGACATATCGCTGGAAGAAACAATTGCCTGATTTTTGCCAATGATCACTCGTAAACCAAGATCAGAATTTTCTGAACGTTCAATGTCCTCTAACTTGCCAAGGCGCCAAGAAACCGCATTTGAAATGCCTGTGAAATAAACGGCATCTGCCTGATCCGCGCCTGCTTTTTTGGCCTTGTTTACAAGGTCAGCTAATCTATCCGGGGTCATTGAATTTTTATTGCTCATGATTTCTTCACTTTATGTTTAATTTGTCCCACTTGGCATCAACCGTTTTGATGATGTCGTCATCCATTTCGATCAGCTCACCCCATTCACGGTCGGTTTCACCGTCCATCTTATTGGTGGCATCAATACCGATCTTACCACCAAGTCCGGAAACAGGCGATGCAAAATCAAGATAATCAATAGGTGTATTTTCAGTAAGCGTTACATCACGCACAGGGTCCATACGAGTTGACATTGCCCAGATCACTTCTTTCCAATCGCGTGCATCAATATCTTCATCGACGACAATCACAAATTTTGTATATAAGAATTGCCTTAAATAGGACCAGACGCCCATCATGACCCGTTTGGCGTGGCCCGCATATGCCTTTTTCATGGATACCACAGCAACGCGGTAAGAGCATCCTTCCGGCGGTAACCAGAAATCAACAATTTCCGGGAATTGTTGCTGAAGCAGTGGTATAAACACCTCGTTTAATGCTTCACCAAGAATGGCGGGCTCATCAGGTGGTTTTCCGGTATAGGTTGAAAGATAAATCGGGTCTTTCCTCATGGTCACGGCAGTGGCGGTGAATACAGGGAATTTTTCCACGTTATTATAATAACCGGTGTGATCGCCAAATGGCCCTTCGTCACGGTAATCGTCTAATGAAACATGGCCTTCGATAACGATCTCGGCAGTTGCGGGTACCTTGATTGGAATTGTTTTACAATCAACAAGTTCCGTTTTCTTTCCACGAAGAAGTCCTGCGAATTGATATTCACTTAGTGTATCCGGCACAGGCGTTACTGCACCAAGGATTGTTGCCGGATCCGCACCAAGAACGATCGCAGCGGGTAGCGGTTCTGATTTTTCATTTTTCCATCTGCGGTGATGCTGTGCTCCACCACGATGTTTTAACCAGCGCATGATGGTCTGGTTTTTATTTAAAACCTGCATACGGTAAATACCAAGATTAAAATCATCCTCACGTAATTTACCGGGGCCTTTGGTGACCACAAGCGGCCATGTGATTAATGGGCTTGCGTCATTCGGCCAGCATTTCTGAATTGGGAATTCGTTGATATCAATATCATCGCCAGTTAGCACCACTTCATGAACGGGTGCTTTCTTCACCGTTTTCGGGCGCATGGTCATTGCTTTTTTCAGCATTGGTAATTTGTCGATGGCGTCCTTGAAACCGCTTGGTGGTTCCGGTTGACGTAGTTCCGCGAGCGTATGACCAATACCGCGTAGGTCTTCCGGTTTTGCTTCGATGCCCATGGCGACCCGTTCGACGGTGCCAAACAGATTGGTTAGCACAGGCATGGTAGCCTTGCTGCCATCGCATTTTATTGCATTTTCAAAAAGTAGAGCAGGGCCACCGTCGTTAAGCACGCGGCAGCCGATCTCTGTCATTTCAAGATCAGCGGAAACCGTTTCGGTAATCCGAACCAGTTTTCCGGTCTTTTCAAGATGTTCGATAAAATCTCTTAATGATGAATAAGCCATGACTTCTTATAAGAGATAACATCATAAATGATAAGCAAAAATTACGTTTATGCGTTCTCTGCTTTGTCGCGTTCGATCGCTGCTTCGATCATTTCTTTGGCTTTTTCCGGGCCTTCCCATCCAATGATCTTAACCCATTTGTCGCCTTCAAGATCTTTATAATGCTCGAAGAAATGCTGGATTTGTTGGATTAGAAGCTCTGGAAGATCTTCGTATGTGTTTACTTTTTTATATGTCGGGTCCGTTTTTACATCAGGAACCGCAAGGATTTTTTCATCACCACCAGCTTCGTCTTCCATCAGAAGAACGCCAATCGGGCGCGCACGGATCATACAACCCGGTACAAGACTTTCACCAACAACCACAAGCACGTCACATGGATCACCATCATCAGAAAGTGTATGTGGAATATAACCATAGTTTGCCGGATAACGCATTGGTGTATGAAGAATACGGTCCACAAGGATAGTACCGCTTCGCTTATGCATTTCATATTTTACCGGTGCACCGCCTGCTGGTACTTCGATGATTACGTTGATTTCTTCCGGCGGGTTAAGGCCAGCGTTGATGTAGTCTAAATTTGGCATTTTTAAAACCTGTATTTCATAAGTTGAATCATTTGGGCGCAATATAGCTAAAAATAGAATTTTGTCAGCAGTAAACTTGCTATTTCTAAATTCTTCGATTACCGTTTCATCACTAAGTTGAAGTAAGAAGAGGTTTTTAAAAAATATACGAGAAAATAAGGGAGAAATAAATTGGATTTAGCACTCATTCCACCACTGCTGGGGGCAGTTGGTCTGGTCGTCGCGTTTATATTGTACGGATTAGTAATGAAATACGACGAAGGAAATGAAAAAGTTGCAAAAATAGGGGATGCTATTCACCGCGGAGCCATGGTATTTATGAATAGAGAATATAAGATGCTTCTTATGTTTAATATCGTACTTATCATTCCGCTTTATCTGGCGTTAGGTATGGAAACAGCGATATCATTTGCTGTTGGTACACTTTGTAGCGGTATTGCCGGATATCTGGGGATGTTTTCAGCAACAAAAGCGAACGTAAGAACAACCACTGCCGCACATGAAGATGGCGCAGGTGCCGCGTTAACGGTGGCTTTCTTTGGTGGTTCTATTATGGGGATGTGTGTTGCTGCACTCGGTCTATTAGGATTAGGTCTATTATATTATTTCTTCGGTGCTGAACATGCAGAAGCCGTTCATGGTTTTGGTATGGGGGCTTCTACGGTGGCTCTATTCTCTCGTGTTGGCGGCGGTATTTATACCAAATCCGCTGATGTTGGTGCCGACCTGGTGGGTAAAGTGGAAGCCGGTATTCCTGAAGATGACCCACGTAACCCGGGCGTGATTGCCGATAATGTTGGTGACAACGTTGGTGATGTTGCCGGAATGGGTTCTGATATTTTCGAAAGTTATTGCGGTGCGACGATTGCGACTGTTGCATTGGCTGCGACAATGGGCGTTGCCAATCAGGCGGACTTAATGTCATTACCACTGCTTCTTTCATCAGTGGGTCTGATTTGTTCGATCCTTGGTATTATCCTTGTGAAAATGATGTCAAACAGTGCTGCTGAAAAGGCACTTCGTACTGGTACGATTGGTGCTGCGGTTCTTTTTGTTGCTGCGGCATATATGGTACTTCAACATTTTGGCATTGATATTGGTAAGTTCTACGCCATCGTGTGCGGTGCTGTTGGTGGCGTGATCATTGGTCTTGTGACCGAATATTATACGGCTGCGGCGCCTGTTCGCCGAATTGCTGAATCCGGTGAAACCGGTTCTGCGACTGTCATGATTACGGGTCTTGCTGTGGGAATGCAGTCAGTGGTTTTACCGATCCTGACCATTTGTGGGATTATCTTTATCTCAACTCAAAGCGCTGGCCTTTATGGTGTTGGCTTGGCCGCGATTGCGATGCTTGCGACCGTTGGTATCACCATGGCGATTGATGCATATGGTCCGGTTGCGGATAACGCAGGCGGCATCGCTGAAATGGCGGGACTTGGTAAAGAAACCCGTGATATTACAGATAGCCTTGATGAGCTTGGAAATACAACGGCGGCGATTGGTAAAGGTTTTGCGATTGGTGCGGCGGCGCTTGCGGCGCTTTCGATTATTGCGGCATTCACCGCGACCGTTTCACAAAATATTCCGGATTTTAGTTTATCACTTGATAAACCAGCCGTTCTTATTGGTCTATTCATTGGCGGCACAATCCCGTTTTTGATTGCATCGATTACAATGACAGCGGTTGGTGATGCGGCCATGGAAATGATTGTGGAAATCCGTCGTCAGTTTAAGGAAATCCCGGGCCTTCTAGAAGGTAATGCAGATCCGGACACAGAAAAATGTGTGGATATCGCAACAACAGCGGCCCTCAAGAAAATGATTATTCCTGGCGTGATCGCGGTGAGCGTTCCGGTAATCGTTGGTCTTGGCCTTGGCGCGGAAAGCCTTGGTGGTATGCTTGGTGGTGCGCTGCTTGGTTGTGTGCTAATGGCGTTGATGATGGCCAATGCTGGTGGCGCGTGGGATAACGCCAAGAAATACATTGAAAAAGGTAACCTTGGTGGTAAGGGTTCTGAAACCCATGCTGCTGCGGTGGTTGGTGATACGGTTGGTGATCCATTTAAGGATACATCTGGCCCGTCCATGAACA encodes:
- a CDS encoding ABC transporter permease, with product MLNGIFIIAQKEIKDALRDPGAMIAAILYTVIGPALLMTVFAFMPPNGTGNLKKSIDLVIDDKSTEIARFLEENNFILDENSPIKVIVPNDIDSALANGEQRRIVIDADLTKTRAIVTDLRATLEEYNNEILRERLKAYDLTIEYIEPIRLQTDTVVQVRSALGKTLISMISLSFFMAIAFTGMSLSIDMTAGERERMTLEPLLAQPVSTLTIISGKWLTSFSVAMFGSAITATLLTLIFMYKPEVADRFDVYLNGFDALKIYISLIPLCAMFAALQVSVALFAKSYKEGIYYLSLSGIGPMTAAFMDPEIVENFTFLPLLWEANTIRNIATPSVNAANLPNIALLISIVFVSICLYYAQRRLKQETMLK
- a CDS encoding ATP-binding cassette domain-containing protein; the encoded protein is MLEIKKISKSYGEVKAVQSLSFTAHEGQITTLLGANGCGKTTTLRAIAGLIPLDQGSIILNGINVHEHTIEARQHLGIFPDIFGLYPRLTTIEHLEYFGKLHGLKGHILDKAVKNTVEILNMSDIADRRTEGFSQGQRMKVALGRSFIHSPKVLVLDEPTRGLDIFNVRLLRDHLRKLTKEGVCILMSCHVMAEVEDLSDKVVCMADGKKKATGSPAELIERAGTDNLEDAFVQYVS
- a CDS encoding enoyl-CoA hydratase-related protein yields the protein MTITSLSSQINVVASGPVLSVKFKRPDKMNAFTFEMYRSLTEILNKAEKSDGVRVVVLSGMGEHFSAGNDIADFVSVLEEGGMARDSDAAIFVDTIREFSKPIIAAVDGYAVGIGTTLLLYCDLVYASSMAKFRTPFTHLGLCPEAAASHIMPKMMGRARAGEWLLLGDVISSEQAMRDGIITRIVDDPIGMAMDKAKFLAGLSPKALQDTKKLMSSNNEVLRNAFDQEMIKFAECLESDEAKQAFKQFLEKQES
- a CDS encoding TldD/PmbA family protein, yielding MSNKNSMTPDRLADLVNKAKKAGADQADAVYFTGISNAVSWRLGKLEDIERSENSDLGLRVIIGKNQAIVSSSDMSDATLDELVSRALDMAKNTPEDPYAGLASSELLAKCDLPELDLFDDKELTEQELKDMAAEAETTALEVGGITNSEGANASFSKAHITLANTDGFLGHYGSSNFGCSVSVIAGEGTAMERDYAWTSRRHFEDLDSPYKIAREAAERTLKKLNPHKANTCEIPVVYDPRVSRSLVSHLASAINGSSIARGTSFLLEMMEKQIFPENINITDNPHIARGPSSRPFDGEGVKNAPLAIVQNGVLKNWILDSVSARQLDLVTNGRASRGTSSPPAPASTNLFLEAGSISPKDLISDIKDGFYVTELIGSAVNGITGDYSRGASGFWIKDGKLDYPVNEITIAGNLKDMYMQMTAADDLELKYGTDAPTLRIDKMMLAGN
- a CDS encoding UbiD family decarboxylase, with the protein product MAYSSLRDFIEHLEKTGKLVRITETVSADLEMTEIGCRVLNDGGPALLFENAIKCDGSKATMPVLTNLFGTVERVAMGIEAKPEDLRGIGHTLAELRQPEPPSGFKDAIDKLPMLKKAMTMRPKTVKKAPVHEVVLTGDDIDINEFPIQKCWPNDASPLITWPLVVTKGPGKLREDDFNLGIYRMQVLNKNQTIMRWLKHRGGAQHHRRWKNEKSEPLPAAIVLGADPATILGAVTPVPDTLSEYQFAGLLRGKKTELVDCKTIPIKVPATAEIVIEGHVSLDDYRDEGPFGDHTGYYNNVEKFPVFTATAVTMRKDPIYLSTYTGKPPDEPAILGEALNEVFIPLLQQQFPEIVDFWLPPEGCSYRVAVVSMKKAYAGHAKRVMMGVWSYLRQFLYTKFVIVVDEDIDARDWKEVIWAMSTRMDPVRDVTLTENTPIDYLDFASPVSGLGGKIGIDATNKMDGETDREWGELIEMDDDIIKTVDAKWDKLNIK
- the ppa gene encoding inorganic diphosphatase; this encodes MPNLDYINAGLNPPEEINVIIEVPAGGAPVKYEMHKRSGTILVDRILHTPMRYPANYGYIPHTLSDDGDPCDVLVVVGESLVPGCMIRARPIGVLLMEDEAGGDEKILAVPDVKTDPTYKKVNTYEDLPELLIQQIQHFFEHYKDLEGDKWVKIIGWEGPEKAKEMIEAAIERDKAENA